Part of the Lolium rigidum isolate FL_2022 chromosome 6, APGP_CSIRO_Lrig_0.1, whole genome shotgun sequence genome, aaatagcctccgtgacgaaacccccgataccgagagccacgatacggaaaacattgcgagacgccgtcgccgccgatcccatctcgggggatcctcggagatcgcctccggcacctgccggagaggggaatcatctcccggaggactctacaccgccatggtcgcctccggagtgatgagtgagtagtctacccctggaccatgggtccatagcagtagctagatggttgtcttctccccattgtgctatcattgtcggatcttgtgagctgcctatcatgatcaagatcatctatatgtaattctatatgttgcgtttgttgggatccgatgaatagagaatacttgttatgttgattatcaaagttatgcttatgtgttgtttatgatcttgcatgctctccgttattagtagatgctctggccaagtagatgcttttaactccaagagggagtacttatgctcgatagtgggttcatgcctgcattgacaccaggacgagtgacgaaagttctaaggttgtgttgtcgttgttgccactagggataaaacattgatgctatgtctaaggatgtagttgttgattacattacgcaccatacttaatgcaattgtccgttgcttgcaacttaatactcggaggggttcggatgataactctgaaggtggactttttaggcatagatgcggttggatggcggtctatgtactttgtcgtaatgcccaattaaatctcactatactcatcatgatatgtatgtgcattgtcatgctctctttatttgtcaattgcccaactgtaatttgttcacccaacatgtctgttcgtcttatgggagagacacctctagtgagctgtggaccccggtccaattctctttactcgaaatacaatctacttgcaatacttgtttctacttgttttctctcgcaaacaatcatcttccacacaatacggttaatcctttgttacgagcaagccggtgagattgacaacctcagctgtttcgttggggcaaagtagcttggttgtgttgtgcaggttccacgttggcgccggaatctccggtgttgcgccgcactacatcccgccgccatcaaccttcaacgtgcttcttggctcctcctggttcgataaaccttggtttctttctgagggaaaacttgctgctgtgcgcatcataccttcctcttggggtttcccaacgaacgtgtgaaatacacgccatcacggggCTTCACCTAAGCGCATGCAgaatgagaaggaggaggagaggggtgGAGGCTAGGGTTGAGGGAGAGGGGTGGACGGTGCCCATACCCCTCGCATGGGCTGGGGGGGGGGGAGACTTGCCTCCCAAGTCCGCCCCCTACAattaagggatttgatcttatccttgGGGGGGggtggccacctgggccttgaGGCTAGTGTGCCTAGCCCATTAGGGCTAGGTTGCATCCCCTCAGCTCTCGTGGCCCCTCCCAAGTCAGTGGGCCCCtagtggcacctctagaaccttctagaaatcCTCCAGTCAAACACCGGGAAGTTCCTGACTTTTCTGAAACCTAGAAAGTGACTTgcctatatgaatcttattccccAGACTCTTTCGAACCTCCtctgatgtcctggatcctaccCGAGACTCCAAACACATTCAATCTCCAACTCATTGTATCTACCCTCAGTGTTAacaaactttaagtgtgtcaccctacggcccGCCTGTGATACAAACATAATCAAGACACCTCTTTGATCAATAAACAACAaagggatatggagatccataatggctcctacatatTAAACAACCGTGACttttgatcgaatgaaccatacacattgtTACCAATTCCCCTATCTTGCAATACTTTACTTACCCgagattcgatcatcggtatcactcatacctagttcaatcttattaccgataagtactctttaatcATTTCGTGATATAGCATCCACCGTGACCTAGTCACGTGCTTACAAGCTTATTGGATGCGATCTCACTAAGAGGCCCCTAGAGTATATCTTTTCGACATTTCGATGGACAAATCCTATTCTTGATCCATGATCCTCGAATATCACTTTCAGAATACCCAAGGACACTTTTATAATCACCCTGTTACGGTGTgacgtttgatgtcatcaaagcattccTCTGGTGTTAGTGAttgacatgatctcatggtctaaggattaggttactatgcatTTGAGAGCTACAATAAaaaaaacttaatgacttgatcttattgctatgattacattgggtgtgtgtccatcgtaTCATTCTTCTAATGACATGAtcctgttattaacaacatccaatgttaatGATCAGGAAACTTTGATCATTACTTAATCAACGAGTTAGTTaaataagaggcttactagggactccggcTCATTTATAAAGCACACATCTAGTAATGTTTCCgtctaatacaattatagcatgcggaataaaactttatcataaacataaagatatagcaATAAATATTTTATGATTTCCTCTCAGGAATATCTCTAACAGTCTCCTAtttcactagagtcaataatctagattatatTGCGATGAATCTAACACCCATGGATTTCTGATGTTGATCATGTTTTGCCCTTATTGGGGAGGTTTAgtcaaaagatccaccacattcAGATTTGTGTGTACTTTACAAATCTTTATGTCGCCTTCTTAGATATACTCAGGAACAGAATTAAAGCAGCGCTCGATATGCTGGAAATTCTAGTGAGACCTTGGCTCCTTGGCATTAGCTATGGCACCAGCGTTGTCACAACAGATGACCATCGAGTCCAATGCGTTAGGAACCACACAAAGTTCGGTAATGAACCCCTTCATCCAAATCGCTTCCTATGCAGCTTCTGAAGTAGCCATGTATTTTGATTCAGTTGAAGATACCGCCACTACGCTCTGCTTGGAACTCTGGAACTCCTACAGCTGATGCACCGTTCAAAATAAATAGGTATCCAGATTGTGAATTCGAGTCACCCAGATCAATTTAAAAGCTAGTATCGTCGTAACACTTTACGACGAGCTATTCGTAATCTCCATAAGTGAGAAACATATtcttagttctttttaagtacttcgggatattcttggccgttgtccagtgttccattggaGGACCAATTTAGTACCTGtttgtcaaactaacagcatgtgctacatccggtcttgtacacaatatggcatacataatagatacTATGGCCCAAACATGGGGGATGttgttcatcctttctctttctaccgcccgtagctggaccttgagttttactcaagataTTACCTAACAACATGGGTAAGAACCCTCTCTTACTTCTATCCATTTTAAATTTGTTCAGAACTTTGtcaaggtatgtactctgtgaaagcctattagatatcttgatctatctctataaatcttgatgcctaaaatataCGCTGCTTCACATTTAGGACGAATCACGACACAATTGCAACACAATTGCAAATCCCATCTAGGAAGAATCATGACACAAATCCAACATCCAAACACATTTTTTCTTAGGTACAACCTCACTTGCAATTCGAAAAAAATATAATTTGCATCCTCATTATCAACTGAAAAAAACTTGCAACTGGAAAATCTCCCGCACATTTTTTTTTCAGTTACTTGCAACTCAAAATTTCAGCTACAACTCTTTTTCAACTCCCTCACATTGTATCACAAATCATGATGCAATCAAACGATTCGGAAGTAGCCAGCCAAGCGTCTAACAACACACCACGACAAAAGACAAGTAGCCACTATGCCCACAATAGAGGTAAAAATGGTCACATGGAAAATTCTTGTAACTGCATCGCGAAAAGAGTCGAGAAAAAAAGTCAATAAAAACAACACAAAAAGGCCTACCCGATCCCACAAAGGCCCATACAGCCGCTTAACATTAACCGCGCCAAGTTTAAACGCCCATAAATGCAAAGACAACACACAAAAAGCTCACGTGGTGCCAACAACAACGGGAAGATGAATCTGGATCGGACGGCTAATGCATCGACTGAGCATTAAGCAAGCTGAGAATTAGCAATTCCGTTATTTGTATGTGTGGTATGGTATGTACAGAGCTTGTTCATGATCAAAGGTTGACGGTTGAAAATCTATATGACGACGTCTCCTACTTCATCACACGGGGGAACTAATTAAGAATAATAAACATAAGATTCTAAGACCTGCATACAGAAGCCATTGCCATCGCTTCAGGCAATTCAGATATGCACATCGAGCTTCTAATATTCAGCATCTGACATAGTCAAGTCTAAGAAATTAAATCTCATGTGAGCAACTTGGCCGCTTCCTTCCATGATCTTAGCTAACCGGATGGAGGCAAATACTACTCCAGATGGCGCAGCAGCGAGTTCATGCTCAACCGTGACGCAAACTGTTTAGGATTGTTCTTCTCTGCACCTGTTTCATCTTTGCATTTTGCATTTGCAACAGTAGTTCTGCTTCGCATCAGACTGTACTGAATTCTGCCTTTAACTTGAGGGAGTAACTTCGCATGCTGCCACCTTTGGGTGACATCTTTGTGATGAATCTCAAACTGAAAAGTTGCAGTGTTTGCATCATTGCACGTAATGTGAAATGACAGTCTTAACATACAGTCCGCAATGCTGCATCACAGAAAGCAAATCAATGCAACTCTGCAAATGCCCTAAGGAAACATTCGACAGTCTCCATATATACTTTTGAGAGATTATCGAAAGAGTTTATAGAATTATACCATGGCACAGTCTATAGTACAGACATTTTTATCAAAAGTGGAGTTACTACAGTTAGATCCTTCCACCAAAGGATCAAGTTAGAACACTATAGCCCTACGAGAGGTGCTATGTGGGAACACACCAAGAACACCATCCTTTCCTCCTCGCAAAACGACATGGTCAACAGAAGGGGAAGCCGCCGGATCATGCAAAGAGACATCCATCCATCAACGGGTAGTCTATTGTTTCGCCGGCGAACTGGTCCTGATCATCGTACCAGTTACTCTGTAGTCCGGACagtatcatcgcatcattgtagtGAAACAAATCGATGCCACCTAGCCCTATATTCTCAAAGGAGACACCTTGAAGTGGATAGAGGGGAAGATCCTCGGTCAGAGAAGAAAATTCCGCGCCACATATGATACTTGGTTCTTGAGAACGAACCAAAGCGCCTTGGTTGATTGTCTGATCAAAGTTAGTGCTAGGCAAACCTTCCACATTGGAGAACTTCCGGTCAGCATCAGCTGATGTCACAACACTGTCACTGAGCTGAGCAGAAACCGAGTCAACTGTACATGTCAATGCCGGGGATAAGGACTTGAGGCAGTCAAGAAGGCCTGGCTTCACATCTGAAAAGTGTCTGGTATCCAACTCCATACTGCAACTCATCGAGATTAGCGGTGGTGGTGTAAACAGATGACCAGGAGCAATGGGGTGCTCCAAATCTGGCTTTGGCAGGCATGCATAGTCCCCTAACAAGTCACAGCGTGCACGGTTATGCTTTGGGTATTGCATGAACTGCTTGGATGGCACGCCTCCATTCCAGGCCGGGCATCCCAGGTTCATGGTTTCTGATGGCTTCCTGTCCTGATTCACTGGCAAACCTTTGAAAGACAGCACTCCGCCTAACGGTGAAGCACCAACGACACTCTGAGACTCGGCAACAGAACTTGCAGAATTTATGCATTTATCTGACACCGGTAAGGGGACCGTGCGCTTGGTGTCTTCTAGCTGAGAATCTAACACACTGTTCTGACCTTGTATCTTCTGGGAAGCATGTGGATATCCACTGGAGATATTGCTTGGTTGTTCTTGGAAGGAGCTTCTGAGGTTAAGGTTCTCTGATGGCCCCTTATTGCTGAAATCTTGCCTAGCAGCTCCCAATATCCTTTCCTCGTTCTGCTTTTGCAGCCTACCCAAGTAGAGGCGATATTTCTGCATAGCAATGAATTTTCTTCACATGAATACCCGAACATCATTTTTTTTACTTCAAAGGAATAAAATGGATTTAACTTGAATTTTTGAGTATTGGGTAAAATGAGATGATTCAAACTTCATGTGATTTTTttcatgaatattgaatactttgACATCTGAAGGTTCTAAAAAAGGTGACGATTCAGGTCAATATAGATTGCGAACAAGTTTATCACAGGATCAAGttcaatagtatagccagctgctggctataacccATGTATCATGTTATCTATAACTAACTtagagctaacatgtacaatggtGAGCTATAAAAATATGCTACTTTATCAATATATgatccacctttcactctcacaaagtgactAGGGGcatgtgctagagctagctcttgcatgagagcccactcctcttctctcttcacctctctctcctccaactaggcaaAAATATATTATTCTAatccttatagtcagctgactaggtcatattgtacttgctcttagaatACGTCCAGACAGTATCGCCACCAGTAATCACGCTTTTCCATGATCCATGAACATGGGTAAGGCAAAGGAGTACGCCATGTCGGGAACTCACTGGTGACATCCCTCTTTCTATCATTTACTGTACCAAGAATCTTCTTTTACTTACTTCTAGGGGAAACTCTGACAAAGGTGATCTTATTTTATTTAGTAAAGATGATCCTTATTGCACAAGAAACTACCTGACCCAGATTATAATTTCGAATTTTCTGCTCTTCATATGCCTGATTTGTGAGTTTCAGAAAACAGGCCGCAGACTGTTGCACAAATTTGTGATGACACACCAGGTACAGTGAGTAGGAGAAAAGTCATGGTGCAATAATCTGAATTTAGTGCGTCCTTTAAGCAAACTTTCTTACTTAAATGAAAAAAACTAACTTAACACTCACTTTAAGAGCTCGGTATCTTTCTCAAGGAAATAGAACATAGAAAATTTACCATTTGAACATCATGTCATACCTGAAGATGGCTAGCAACATTCTCCCTGGTCAAGCCAGGCACGTTCATCAGGTCCAGTATCTTCTTCGGTCCAACTTCTGCAAGATAGCAATATTTGTCCTTTGTGAGGATCATGAAATTTTTATAAATTAATAGAAATGTCGTTACAAATGTGAGAGAGAACTCACTGTCAAATCCAATTTGGTTCACGGCATTTACGAACTTCTGATGTAGATCAACGGACCAAACTACTCTAGCTTTTTTAGCAGCAGCACCATCACTGTCCTGATCTGCGTGGTCCTTGTCCACATCTTTCCTCTTCCTCGTGGTATCGGAATCAACTGTCATAAATAGTCCCTTCTCATCAAATCCCTCGAAACCATATCTGAGCATTTGGAGATCATCACAGCTATCATGGTCTTCGATCTCTTTAACCTCATGCATTTTTTTCCTATATACGTGTTGCCAAATGTTCCGGAGTTCCTTCATCCGAACGGGCTTAAGGAGGTAATCGCAAGCACCATGCTGGACACCTTTCATCACCCTACTTGTCTCTCCATCAATGGACATCACTGTGAAAACAGAATGGGGCAGTTTGGTATTGTTGAGTAGATATTCAAACTGAATAGAAGATTTCATTTCTTCATTAAAATTTGCAGAGAGACAGGTTTGGTGTTGAGTACTAACTTATAACAGGCAGATCCATCTCAAGTCCAATGTGTTCGAGAAGCTTAAAACCATCCATGTCTGGCATGTTGACATCACTAATTACAATGTCGAACTTGTTTCTCCTCTCCCGAAGGATGTCAAGAGCAACTCTAGCAAGGCCGCATGTGGTAACTGCAGGTAGATAACTAGTTTAGTCTAACTTGTATACAGAGAACTCGTGATTATTCTTCGCAAAAAAATAAATCATGACTACTCATAAATATGGATGCACACCAAAAACAATTGTGCCCGTGAACACACAAAACACAGAGAGAGCTGAGAGTAATAGATTGGCAGTTTAGTTGGTACAAAAACAGTAACAACTCAGTAGTGATAATTGGCAATAAGTCTACCAAAAGGACTGGCAAGTATATTAAATTTGAATCCACATAGCCCTTAAAGGCCCAGTCACCGGTGCCacggaaatatagcacctgagaATGGTCTACAAGACTGCAAAGAATATATGGTAGGAACTACGTGTGGTGAATTTTAATGTCTGGCTACTACTTGTAACTTGCACAGGAGTTGCTTCAGAAGTAAATTGGACAGTTACCTCAAAAGAAAAAGTAATTTGTGCAGAAGTTAAACAAACTGCTCTGTGGAGAAGCAACCCCATCCATCTACATAACTGAGCAATCATCACTAGAAAAATGCATATGTTGTCCATTATAGGAAATTTTATCCAAAAAGAGCTAATGGACCAGGCATCTttttctccccctcacaattgacaCCAAACAGTTACATACACAAGCAAGAACAAAAACAGGAGTCCATAAAAAGCAGGCAAGTTGCTGGGATGATaacaaattctaaaaaaaaagaaGTTCCCAAACACCCTAAGTTCGATTCGATCGACAAGGTCTGAAAATCCAATTTTAATCAGTAAGAACGGCCAAGAGGAGACTACTTTAATCCAGGCCATACATGCATACCACGATTAATAGCGAGCTAGCTTTCCCAAATCCTTTTCACTGAGTAATTTAAACAAACAGTAAGCATGTAGTCGACGGACGCACACGCCCACAACAGACACACAGCGTAGCGATCAAGCTGGAGGAAGGAACGAAAGAGGAAAGGCAAAGATTCCAACCTTCGTAGGAACACTTCCTGAGCATCTTCTCGAGTATCTTGAGCCAGGTtgggtcgtcgtcgacgacgaggacgcgcAGGCCGTAGGGGAAGGCGGAGGCGTCGGCCATCGTCGCCGTGCCGCGCTCAGCCGCCTCCTCGCTCTATGTCGCCCTCCCGCTCGCTCGCTCTGGCTCTGGGTGCGCGCCGCGCCGGTGGTGTCTCAGTGGAGTGGGAGGGAGCAGCTAGGCGGTTAAAAAGGGTGGGAAgtggagggggaggaggacggGGCCGATTAATATTGGCGCGCGCCCCGTCTGCTGCTTAACTAACTTTATTCCGACTACggctttttattttgctttggaATAAGAAGCGAAGTGAGCCGTGGCTGATCAAGTGGGATGTGAGGCGTGTTGCTTTTCGGATGTTTTGCTTGTTCTCTTTGGTTGGAGATTGTTATTATTGGCTAAACCTAGGCTTTGTTAAGCCGATCTTCCAATTAGCGACAAGGAGCTAAATTTTCTGAATAATGTGGTCTTTAGCTAGTGGGTAATGGTTTAATGCTCGTGGCCAAGAGTGGATTTTGCTATGTTACCAATGCTTATTGGATATCATTGCCACCTTCATTTGCGGATACTATTCTATTgagcttactctccaaactcgcaGTGAAAAGACATGCGTGGAGAATTTGCAATCATTTTTAACTGACTACACCTATATTGCTCCCCGGTGGACTACACTCTCTTTAGATATAACGCATGTTCGTGCTTTAAGATTTGTAAGTCCTATGATCATTAGTTCTTTTTGTGTAAATTAAGATCAA contains:
- the LOC124665754 gene encoding two-component response regulator ORR26-like, whose protein sequence is MADASAFPYGLRVLVVDDDPTWLKILEKMLRKCSYEVTTCGLARVALDILRERRNKFDIVISDVNMPDMDGFKLLEHIGLEMDLPVIMMSIDGETSRVMKGVQHGACDYLLKPVRMKELRNIWQHVYRKKMHEVKEIEDHDSCDDLQMLRYGFEGFDEKGLFMTVDSDTTRKRKDVDKDHADQDSDGAAAKKARVVWSVDLHQKFVNAVNQIGFDKVGPKKILDLMNVPGLTRENVASHLQKYRLYLGRLQKQNEERILGAARQDFSNKGPSENLNLRSSFQEQPSNISSGYPHASQKIQGQNSVLDSQLEDTKRTVPLPVSDKCINSASSVAESQSVVGASPLGGVLSFKGLPVNQDRKPSETMNLGCPAWNGGVPSKQFMQYPKHNRARCDLLGDYACLPKPDLEHPIAPGHLFTPPPLISMSCSMELDTRHFSDVKPGLLDCLKSLSPALTCTVDSVSAQLSDSVVTSADADRKFSNVEGLPSTNFDQTINQGALVRSQEPSIICGAEFSSLTEDLPLYPLQGVSFENIGLGGIDLFHYNDAMILSGLQSNWYDDQDQFAGETIDYPLMDGCLFA